A single Antechinus flavipes isolate AdamAnt ecotype Samford, QLD, Australia chromosome 5, AdamAnt_v2, whole genome shotgun sequence DNA region contains:
- the LOC127564386 gene encoding calaxin-like translates to MTTFYPELSNSRERLWEPQYPLPQPPAPPLPKLLLAQIMNVKKASGSIDLRNLKKAVKALSKAATHFNKNEMECLVKLFYSFMEKGYEQGTRGGLERNEFRNVLHTVFGMTDDMLMNRVFGAFDKDNDNHISTTEWVEGLSIFLRGTFEDKLKYCYRVYYLNGDGYISQDEMYDMLKNSLLKHSIEEEQDEGIKELVEITLKKMDYDNDGKLSYEDFEQAVKKDHLLMEVFGPCLPGTEKCLEFETLIFKDINTEFQL, encoded by the exons ATGACAACATTCTATCCTGAGCTTAGCAACTCCAGAGAGCGCCTGTGGGAGCCGCAGTACCCGTTGCCCCAGCCTCCAGCCCCCCCTCTCCCCAAGCTCTTGTTGGCTCAGATCATGAACGTGAAGAAAGCGAGTGGTAGCATCGACTTGAGGAACCTCAAGAAGGCGGTGAAAGCCCTGAGCAAAGCAGCCACACATT tcaacaaaaatgaaatggaatgtcTTGTGAAACTGTTTTACTCATTTATGGAAAAGGGATATGAACAAGGGACCCGAGGCGGGCTGGAGCGTAATGAGTTTAGAAATGTCCTGCATACTGTATTTGGAATGACTGACGACATGCTTATGAATAGGG TGTTTGGTGCATTTGACAAAGACAATGATAATCACATTAGTACAACTGAGTGGGTTGAAGGATTATCCATATTTCTCCGAGGAACTTTTGAAGACAAATTGAAAT ACTGTTACCGAGTTTATTACTTGAATGGGGATGGATACATTTCCCAAGATGAAATGTATGATATGCTGAAGAACAGTCTCCTCAAACATTCAATTGAAGAAGAGCAAGATGAAGGAATAAAAGAGTTAGTAGAAATAACATTGAAGAAAATG GATTATGATAATGATGGGAAACTGTCTTATGAAGATTTTGAACAAGCTGTAAAAAAGGACCACCTTTTGATGGAAGTGTTTGGTCCATGTTTACCAGGAACTGAG AAGTGTCTTGAATTTGAAACTCTGATATTCAAAGACATAAATACTGAATTTCAACTGTGA